Genomic segment of Gopherus flavomarginatus isolate rGopFla2 chromosome 2, rGopFla2.mat.asm, whole genome shotgun sequence:
AATAAGAGctggggggtttttttggtttgctggcaattctgaaaagtCAGGGCAGGGGAGAAAGAGGTTATTTTTCTTGCCATGATGTTCAAGTCTTGGGAAGATAATTAAAATAAACAGCAATGTTTTGGGCAGCCAGAATCACATTTTGTTCTCTGGCATTCAAACTCAAGAAGGGAAACAACTCATCAGCCCACTGTTTGAGCTCTTTTATTTTAATGCTCTGATTGACAGATGAAATTTTTCCACATACTGTcgtgagctgttttcagtggttTCTTGCAGTGCCTTCAGTGAAAGAAATCCAGTAATCAGTAATTTGCTATGGTATGTGGTGTCTGTCGATGCTGGTCCAGAAGGCtgttcctcctttctctctctttccctgtgaAACTGTCGAATTGATGCTCCTTACATGCTATTACACGGTGAGGGATTTTAATTCCAGGATAATATTGTGCAAGGATCATGCTAATAATAATTCCTTGCACTTCTCTGGCACcttccaaagcactttgcaaacatcagTGAATTCAGTCTCACAGCATCCCATTATTCCCACTGTACATGGGAGCAAATAGAGCCATAACGAGTCATGCACATAGTGACACAGCATAAGTGGCAGAATTAGGAACAGATTGCCTGACTCCTCAGTCCTAGACTTTCACCACTAGATCATGCTTCCCCTCTCAAAGTTACTAATCTAGGAATTGTCCCTATGCCAGCAAAAATAATTGTGAATCAAGAAAAGACCTAAATTTGGCAAATGTTGAGTTTGATTAATGCTAATCAATCAGCTCTATTTCCAAGTAAGGGGTTCTTTTACCCTTTTTATGATGCTTTGGATGCTCAACCTGCATCCAAACCAACTGTGCCTCTTAGGTTTCCTCCTTCCACTGAGATCCAGGGAACTATGTGGCACCTGATTACATGTTAATATAAGACCATGGTGACTCTGCCATATTGGAATAAACCAGTGgtgcatctagtccagtatcctgtctcagaGTACAGCTACAGGAGTCAATATAAAAGGCCAGCTCTTTTCATCCTTCTCCCTGCAGGCATCAAATCTGAAGGCagcttttcacacacacacacacacacacacacacacacacacacacacacacacacacacacacacacacacacacacacacacacacacacacacacacacacacacacacacacacacacacacacacacacatatgtttGTGATGTCATTCAGTATTTTTCTATTCACGTGTTAGTTGATATTGGTATGGCACAAAACTGAAAGGCAGCAGTTCAATAAGTCAAAAGAGCCACAAGCAAAATGTCAACTCCCACAATTTATTATCTAAATACAAGATTTTCATGCTTAACTTTCCTCAACTTCTTCCTAAACCAGACTCTGTTTCCCAATGCAATTCCCCAACCATTTAGTTAAGCCCCTGGGAAAAGAGGAGGATCGTTGCAATGTGGACCAAATGGGGAAAACATGCAATAACTGTCTATCTTTGTTTAGCTAATTTAATCTCTAATCCAGTGCATATATtctatgatgtgtgtgtgtgtgtatgaatacTTGTCAGTCCTTGTTATTTTCTTCATAGTCATTTTATCTGGCAAGCACTGCACGTTTTATAGTGCAACAGAGCTGTGTGAGACTCATGGGTTGTTTTTTTGCCCCATGTAATTTGAGGTGATATTTTGCCAGTTCATTTTAGGGCAATTATCAATCCCATAAATATTGTGAATGTGACAGTTCTGCCAACTAGTATCTTTCCAGTTTGAAAAATACACTTTCTGAATTCTCACTCCTTTCCCATGCAAGCTCAGTAAATCATCGCAAAAGACAATTGGGCATCCCATGAGTGCTCTTAGTTTCTGAGCAATACGGCAATGGCAGGAGATTACGGTAATGGCAGGGATACTGCTTGCTACGGCAGCATAGCGGTaaagttgctgctgcttcttgacAGTGTGGCGCTGAACATTGCAAGTGGCAGGGAGCGGAGGTTTCAGAGAAGCTGGCCCCAAGCCCCTCAGCCATTGGGACACAGGAATTAGTGTAATTGTGAGTCATCAAAACACAAGGGGAGTTAAAAAGGGGGTGAGAGACTGGTGGAATCTCCGGCAGAGTTCCCCATCCCTGCATGCAGAGAGGACACTGCAGTGCTGTGCTATGGGCTGGCTGTGAATGTCCTTCCCAGATGCTCAGCAACAGGAGCTGTGCAGCCTCCCAGGAGGTGAGTGTGGGTGAAGGGCAAAGGTAGGGCAGAGTCTCAGGTCTGGAGACTCTAGCACGCAGGGTGAGGGTCGGGATGGATGTTGGGTTGTTTGGAGCATATATGTATTATACCTTCTTCCTTTTTTGCCTCGCTTATCTTTTTTCTGCCTTCTCCTTTCTTTTACTTGCTGGGAAGTTCTATTTCATGCACTTGGAAATGCAGTTTGATCATTTAATTCCCTTTTCCATCATCAGCCTTATACTAAATAATAATATCAGAAAATGCTTAAAACGATGGTGGTTTCATTTTTCACTTATGTGCTTATTCTAAACCTTCCTTTTCCCTGGAGTAACTCGAGGTCTCATTCCCTCCTGtggaaagacaaatgtaaatgtagcaTTGGAAGGAAGGTGAATTCCCACTGTGGAAAGAAAGCGACCTTTTCTTCCCCACCGCCCTGTGCATCTGAATTTGGGAATCCACAGGTGCTAAAAtaagacttttttatttttatttccattcCTGTAGAAAAATACACACTCCTGGGATTCGTAGATGAGATGATTTTTGCTGCTGGATTGGTGGGAGTGTGTTTAATCAGACAGGAGAGTTAATTTGCAAGAGATAATACAGTGAGCTTGCCCATAAGAATTTACTGAGGTTCTTCTTATCTGGGAACTGAGGTCTGTGTTGCTATTGATGGCCTTTCAAATATCTGATCAGGGCTTGAACAGGAAACCGAGACCATCCCTAGCATTATAAGAGAGGATTAGCTGTCACTTATAACTAACCTTCATGCCCTTTTTGCCTCAAATTCCTATCTTCATTCTCACATTTCCATCGGATGTATCTTTTTTCCATCTTTATTCAGCCAAGGATGGATTTGGCCTCCAGATGTTTTGAAATGCTATTCCAGCCAGCAAAAACTCATTCTTTCTGCAACACCCCATCGATTTCACAAGTCACTTTCCCCTGTAGCTTTCTAAAATGTACAGCTTATCTCAACTAATGAGCAGTTTGATCTGTAAGGGAGTCACTTTGGGCGATTCTATACTAAATTCTGGAGTTGCAGATTTGGTTCACAATCAGTTTCTCGTTCTGATTTCTGTCCCTTTGTATCTTTAATAAATGGTCCCAGTAGGCAAATTAATGATCAGGGTTGATTGTTTTACCCTCAGGTCAATGGACGGCAGGCTTTTGCTGAATGTATAACATTGTTTCTTAGCTGGGGGTATGGAGAGGTGGTCAGAAAAATTGATCAGGCAACAAAAATTCATATTGGTCTGTGCTGTCTGGCACAACATCAGCCAAATAGCAGAGCTTCCACTGAATGGAAGGGACTGGGATATTAATCTAATATCGTAGCTGATGTGGAGGGTTTACTAAAATAGATTCCCAGGCGCCAGAAAATATTTCTGCTTGGGAAATCACAGCAATAGGTAGTCATGAGCTCTCTGAATCATGTTGTTCATGTCTTTTCACCTCCCTTAGGTGGGCCCCATGTCAGAGAAGAGCACAGTATCAAGGTGCAAACGTCCCCTTTCCTTTTGAGCCTACAACAAGCTGGTGTTAATAAGCCCAGATCCTTGGCCCAGGGGACCAAGCAGCAAGACAACAACTTTCCCAGAGACTCATAAACTTCTGATCAACACATCAAGACGATGAAGCCTGCTACAGATGAGCATCCTTCAGCTGGAAAATCACAGAAATGATGGGCATCATGACCACTGCCGAGGTTTCTACAAAGCTAGGTGCGAAATAGAATTACAACACAGAGAAGGCCAGTGAAAGTGTCACCAACTTCCTGTTAGGAGGAATCCAAATTAAGACACTGGAGATTTTTACATTATTCCCTTCACCTCTGCAAACTTCGTCTTACTGTCTCCAAAAAGCAGGAATGATTTTAGCACTGCAGGTCCATTTCCCCTGGGACAGTTATCCTGGAAAGTAAGAGAAATGTCCTCATTGGTGCCCCTACTTTACACCATACAACTGAGACCCCTGCATCCCAGGAAGAAAGCCAGTCTTGGAAAGTCTTCAAAATTGGGGCTATGTTGCTAATTAGCTGCCAAAAGCAACCAGAAGAGCGGAAGCTTAGAGAGAACTTTATGGCTTTTCCAATATGTTTCTGGATTGGTTACTTATCCTGGTTTTGTGTTTCTAAgtcattattattgttgttgttattaataaTTATAATACCTTTTACCAACAGAGCTGGGCAAATGTTGCCTGCAAAACCTTCAAAGAGTTGATCTCAGCACGTTAAGCAGTAGAAAGTCAAGTGGAGCACAAGAGTTGGATGAACTTTATCTGCCAACGACAATGGTTTTCCTCCCTGGAAATTCCTCTGACTGTTCAAATTgcacccagactgtggggatAGTGAACAATTTTAAGGCCATATTATTAGGGGTAATTTTAGGGGGGCTGATTATTTTTGGGGTGCTGGGTAATATTCTGGTTATCCTCTCAGTAGCCTGCCACAGACACCTTCAGAGTGTCACCCATTACTACATAATCAACCTGGCTGTTGCGGATTTCCTCTTAACTTCCACTGTCCTGCCTTTCTCAGCAATCTTTGAGATTTTGGGCTACTGGGTCTTTGGGAGGATCTTCTGCAACATCTGGGCAGCTGTCGATGTCCTATGCTGCACGGCTTCCATCATGAGCCTATGTATCATCTCTATAGACAGATACATTGGGGTGAGCTACCCACTGAGATATCCAGCTATAGTGACAGAAAAGAGGGGACTCCTGGCTCTGCTAAGTGTCTGGGCTTTGTCTCTGGTGATCTCCATTGGACCTCTCTTTGGCTGGAAGGAGCCAGCTCCAGAAGATGAGACCATCTGTCAAATCACTGAAGAGCCTGGCTACGTATTGTTCTCTGCTTTTGGCTCCTTCTACCTCCCCTTGACCATCATCTTGGTGATGTACTGTAGAGTGTATGTGGTGGCCAAAAGAGAAAGCAAAGGCCTGATTTCTGGCTTGAAAACGGAGAAATCTCATTCTGAAGAGGTGACTCTCCGGATCCATCGCAAAAACACCTCGGTACAGAGCAGATCTACATCCTGCACAAAGAACAAAACACACTTCTCAGTACGTCTCCTGAAGTTCTCCAGGGAAAAGAAAGCAGCCAAGACCCTGGGAATAGTGGTGGGGTGCTTCATACTGTGCTGGCTTCCTTTCTTTATAGTCATGCCTATTGGTAAGTAAAGCAAAACACTTAACCTTTTATAATAACTTCTGTGGGGTAGGGGAATCTCTTTTTGCCTTGCTATGGGTTAGAGCCGATCCGCAAAACTTAGACAGAaccattttccattggaaaatgcagttCCATCAAAACTGAAACACTTCTCaaaatcatgtcaatttcaccaaTAATTTGTTTAGTAAAATCTCGGGGGGAAGTTTTTTTCCACAGCATTGAAGAATCTTGTTTTGgacattattgaaatgaaacagtttttgatttttcattttgaaaggactgtttgtttcaattttttattatacatttttaaaaagtggaaactgaaacaaaacatttttattgagctgaaataaaaaattaaaacacaatCAGATTTTTCCTTTGCAGAGCATGTTACACATGTCGGGTTTTGTGACAATTTGGAAGAAAGTCAGTTTTGAATTTCTCCACCAAATGGAATTGTTGTCCTCTGGCCAGCTCTACAGacattatgggccaaatccttagcTGGCGTAAAGGACATAAGCACCATTAACTTCAACACCAACGTATCTTTTTGCAAATTTACATCTGGATTTTAAAAGGCGCTAAGGGACCAGACTTTCAATTGCTCAGTACCCACAATCAAGTCCGGATTTTCCATAGTGCTCCCATTGTGACATTTATGGACAGATTTTCCAGAGCTAAGCACTCAACAAGCAACCAAAGTGCTGAGATCCGTTGAAAACCGGGCAATTTACCTTGGTGCCTAAATGAGAATTGAGCTCTTGATCATCTGCCCTTTAGGCCTTGATCCAAAGCCACTGAAACCAAGAGAAAGgctgccattgacttctgtgagtTTTGAATTAGGTCTTTAgtgcaaaataattattttagctTCTCTATATTTTGTTGCAAAggtgaccttttttaaaaaaagccagagAGCGACTGCAAATATATTTCTCTTTGAAAAGAGCGATTAACTCAACTGTTTGCTAGTTGCAAATGGAATGACATACAGTTTCAAAGTTTTAATgcatcccttaaaaaaaaaagtactctgTATTTTAACAATGTTTATGATGTAGCACAAGAGTGTGGTGTAGATAATAGCGGGATTAGCAGaccaaatggaaaaaagaatgaACCACTCAAATTCTAGTGGGTTATGCTCATGGTTATGTTTATTGTGGTTTTTAAATCCGAGGGCCAGGTAGGTGTTGGGAATCAATTCTACATATCAGTGTTTCTGTTGTTACAGATTTAGCTGCTAAGTTCAAACTTCAGCATTGGAAAGTTTGTTTAGagaaaatgattttaatagaGAATTACTTACCAACTGCAATAAAATCCAGGATTCCACATGAATTACAGATTTAGATGCCTGcagatctttttttcccctctgttttggGGATACAA
This window contains:
- the ADRA1A gene encoding alpha-1A adrenergic receptor, with the translated sequence MVFLPGNSSDCSNCTQTVGIVNNFKAILLGVILGGLIIFGVLGNILVILSVACHRHLQSVTHYYIINLAVADFLLTSTVLPFSAIFEILGYWVFGRIFCNIWAAVDVLCCTASIMSLCIISIDRYIGVSYPLRYPAIVTEKRGLLALLSVWALSLVISIGPLFGWKEPAPEDETICQITEEPGYVLFSAFGSFYLPLTIILVMYCRVYVVAKRESKGLISGLKTEKSHSEEVTLRIHRKNTSVQSRSTSCTKNKTHFSVRLLKFSREKKAAKTLGIVVGCFILCWLPFFIVMPIGVFFPALKPSETVFKITFWLGYLNSCINPIIYPCSSQEFKKAFQNVLRAQCFTRKKAANKHSLSFNLNQPASPGMDGAKDVVRIPVGSGETFYRISKSNGVCEWKIFSTMQSMSTKSAISKDKSSCTRAKVKNKGFLRTCCCTGTSRSVARENHKVPTIKIHTISLSENGEDV